A portion of the Haemorhous mexicanus isolate bHaeMex1 chromosome 3, bHaeMex1.pri, whole genome shotgun sequence genome contains these proteins:
- the OPRM1 gene encoding mu-type opioid receptor: protein MAVAYLLGNGSAPLLAGALEVPFAANASACRPPGPPCPAWGNASAALGWNRSEPCAGGNGSAGGGGPCAPAGGGPSVVTAIAIMALYSVVCVVGLFGNFLVMYVIVRYTKMKTATNIYIFNLALADALATSTLPFQSVNYLMGTWPFGTILCKIVISIDYYNMFTSIFTLCTMSVDRYVAVCHPVKALDFRTPRNAKIVNVCNWILSSAIGLPVMFMATTKYRHGSIDCTLTFSHPAWYWENLLKICVFIFAFIMPVLIITVCYGLMILRLKSVRMLSGSKEKDRNLRRITRMVLVVVAVFIVCWTPIHIYVIIKALVNIPETTFQTVSWHFCIALGYTNSCLNPVLYAFLDENFKRCFREFCIPTSSTIEQQNSTRVRQNTRDHASTANTVDRTNHQLELQEAETTPLP, encoded by the exons ATGGCTGTCGCCTACCTGCTGGGCAACGGGTCCGCGCCGCTCCTCGCCGGCGCCCTGGAGGTCCCGTTCGCCGCCAACGCCTCCGCCTGCCGCCCGCCCGGGCCGCCCTGCCCGGCCTGGGGCAACGCCTCGGCGGCGCTGGGCTGGAACCGCTCGGAGCCCTGCGCCGGCGGCAATGGcagcgcgggcggcggcgggcccTGCGCTCCCGCGGGCGGCGGCCCCTCCGTGGTCACCGCCATCGCCATCATGGCCCTCTACTCCGTGGTCTGCGTCGTGGGGCTCTTCGGCAACTTCTTGGTCATGTATGTCATCGTCAG gtaCACGAAAATGAAGACTGCCACCAACATCTATATTTTCAATCTTGCATTGGCAGATGCCCTAGCAACAAGTACTCTGCCGTTCCAGAGTGTGAATTACTTGATGGGAACCTGGCCATTCGGTACCATCCTCTGTAAGATTGTTATCTCCATAGACTACTACAATATGTTCACCAGTATCTTCACACTCTGCACCATGAGTGTGGATCGCTACGTGGCTGTTTGCCACCCAGTTAAGGCCCTTGATTTCCGCACGCCCCGAAATGCCAAAATTGTCAATGTCTGCAACTGGATTCTTTCCTCTGCCATTGGCCTGCCAGTTATGTTCATGGCAACTACTAAATACAGGCATG gcTCAATTGACTGCACCCTTACATTCTCCCACCCTGCTTGGTACTGGGAGAACCTCCTGAAAATCTGTGTGTTCATCTTTGCCTTCATCATGCCAGTGCTGATCATCACGGTGTGTTATGGGCTGATGATTTTACGCCTGAAGAGCGTTCGCATGTTATCCGGCTCCAAAGAGAAGGACAGGAACCTGCGGAGAATCACAAGGATGGTTCTTGTAGTGGTGGCAGTGTTTATTGTCTGCTGGACTCCCATCCACATTTATGTTATCATTAAAGCCCTGGTCAACATCCCAGAAACTACTTTCCAGACTGTCTCCTGGCACTTCTGTATTGCTCTAGGGTATACAAATAGCTGCCTTAATCCAGTCCTTTATGCATTTCTAGATGAGAATTTCAAAAGGTGTTTCAGAGAGTTCTGCATCCCCACTTCCTCAACCATTGAGCAGCAAAACTCCACCCGAGTCCGACAAAACACTCGTGACCATGCTTCCACTGCCAACACTGTGGATAGGACTAACCACCAG ttGGAACTTCAAGAAGCTGAAACTACTCCACTGCCGTGA